A single Brachionichthys hirsutus isolate HB-005 chromosome 17, CSIRO-AGI_Bhir_v1, whole genome shotgun sequence DNA region contains:
- the usp53b gene encoding inactive ubiquitin carboxyl-terminal hydrolase 53: MSSRSKSPPKSGEAACSNSKAAWAKMFKKPAGGLKKSYQPGSMLSLALTKGLLNRPGQNSCFLNSAVQVLWQLDIFRRSLRHLSGHFCLGNACIFCALKSIFSQFQQSRERALPSDSLRNALAETFKDEQRFQLGLMDDAAECFENILERIHLHIVSDASAETCSSKSCIAHQKFAMMLYEQFVCRCCGASSDPHPFTEFVHYVSTTALCQQVNHMLGKNERLRSDMFGELLQAANNTGDLRSCPSNCGQSIKIRRVLMNCPEIVTIGFVWDAEQSDLTDDVIWSLAPCLNLCGLFNRVTDENAKRSELHLVGMICFSSKHYSAFAYHTKSSKWMFFDDATVKEIGSKWKDVVSKCIKGHLQPLLLFYTNPEGSPVSNEDAPRQTTMCPRYKAQVNGEATVKRPFGSPQKIKEPLMENLQRLNETSKKDRGHRKADSSQHKELAHTRSSSPPAAGPMSPADQKLKSCPRNDKPSSQSSRGSQEPHGQSLAAQAGGHGRRNNTPLSHQEQESCHEQCEKGGVEGSRNKPRSTWRPVREVLNVDTVLNELEQRRQQQHDTLRHSKPPSQERSHTEDIRDRERESVRTREDRKQKCLMTIYEDEQRHETESHSSVELESRANQQRGGRLKGGPKTLLRSETWTIQRTESGYESSDRLSSGSTNPDSPGVDGFVAKDQQPTPESQLQNQSHQKGGDARSSITSSSTNNGKHQSKTQGKSHDQLSHSHQKSSPGLRRKSKYTSSTSRKATSSERESTGSDNRQGEQQELSNCKGPTGECTTLRHVTKTSSSEWNSSDDLALSEPEDRENSSHSGSNEAVTSESSCPHAKPPCHSPSNATAEPLQMSNQRHHGTTGSPHLRPVQRIPPHQGETGHAAFRPRTLQEPFPSSLHHPCKSFFSPHRKPDISGNRTFSDASSKSGSDPERSTPSSCESEERLVGCKPEQVVPGQEVSLTTYFNVDHCMTETYRLKYHNQRPLVLSATMPRTVVVTEHRDASHTLPAGAYSQDVPKAKSETSHNSNKATAKWNPVTAKGLDERGFL, translated from the exons ATGTCCAGCCGCAGCAAGTCTCCCCCCAAGTCTGGAGAAG ctGCATGCTCTAACTCCAAGGCAGCATGGGCGAAGATGTTCAAAAAACCCGCAGGAGGGCTGAAGAAATCCTACCAGCCTGGGAGCATGTTATCTCTGGCACTCACCAAAGGTTTGCTGAATAGACCCGGTCAAAACAGCTGCTTTTTAAACAGTGCTGTTCAG GTCCTGTGGCAGCTGGACATTTTTAGGAGAAGTCTCAGGCATCTCTCAGGTCACTTCTGTCTCGGCAATGCGTGCATTTTTTGCGCTTTAAAG AGCATCTTCAGTCAGtttcagcagagcagagaacgTGCCCTCCCCTCCGACAGCCTGCGAAACGCCCTCGCTGAAACATTTAAGGATGAGCAGCGCTTCCAACTCGGCCTGATGGATGATGCTGCTGAGTGCTTC GAGAACATCCTGGAGCGAATTCATTTACACATCGTTTCAGACGCTTCGGCCGAGACTTGTTCATCCAAGTCATGCATCGCCCATCAGAAGTTTGCAATGATGCTTTATGAGCAA TTTGTGTGTCGCTGTTGTGGCGCATCTTCAGATCCACATCCATTCACAGAATTTGTGCATTATGTCTCAACCACTGCGCTATG CCAACAGGTTAATCACATGTTGGGGAAGAATGAGCGCCTCAGGTCAGACATGTTCGGAGAGTTGCTGCAGGCAGCAAACAACACAGGTGACCTTCGAAGTTGCCCG AGCAACTGTGGTCAAAGTATCAAGATCCGCCGTGTGCTCATGAATTGTCCAGAGATCGTTACTATTGGATTTGTATGGGATGCTGAACAGTCGGATCtcacagatgatgtcatttggTCACTGGCTCCTTGTTTGAACCTGTGTGGG CTTTTCAACCGTGTTACTGATGAAAACGCCAAACGGAGTGAGCTGCATCTGGTGGGGATGATCTGTTTTTCGAGTAAACATTACTCAGCCTTTGCCTATCACACCAAATCCTCAAAATGGATGTTTTTTGATGATGCTACTGTCAAAGAG ATTGGATCCAAATGGAAAGACGTTGTCTCTAAATGCATTAAAGGGCATTTACAGCCACTCCTGTTATTTTACACCAATCCCGAGGGATCGCCAGTGTCGAATGAGGATGCACCGAGACAAACCACCATGTGTCCTCGCTACAAAGCCCAAGTAAATGGTGAAGCGACAG TAAAAAGACCCTTTGGCAGTCCCCAAAAAATTAAGGAACCACTCATGGAGAATTTGCAGAGGCTGAATGAGACATCGAAAAAAGATCGAGGACATCGGAAAGCAGACTCCTCACAGCACAAAG AGCTGGCACATACAAGATCCTCATCCCCTCCAGCAGCTGGCCCGATGTCTCCTGCGGACCAAAAACTAAAAAGCTGTCCACGCAATGACAAGCCATCAAGCCAATCGAGCAGAGGCTCTCAGGAGCCACACGGACAGTCCCTTGCTGCACAGGCTGGAGGACACGGCCGGAGGAACAACACTCCTCTGAGTCACCAGGAGCAGGAGAGCTGCCATGAGCAATGCGAAAAAGGTGGAGTtgaaggaagccgcaacaaaCCGAGGTCCACGTGGAGGCCCGTTCGGGAGGTGTTAAATGTGGACACTGTGCTAAATGAGTTGGAGCAAAGGCGTCAACAGCAACATGACACCCTGCGGCACAGTAAGCCTCCGTCCCAGGAGCGATCGCACACTGAAGACATCCGGGATCGCGAGAGGGAGTCTGTGCGCACCAGGGAAGATCGGAAGCAGAAGTGTCTAATGACAATTTATGAGGACGAACAGCGGCATGAGACCGAGAGCCACAGCTCTGTGGAGTTGGAGAGCAGAGCCAACCAACAGCGAGGAGGCAGACTTAAGGGTGGCCCCAAGACACTACTGCGTAGTGAGACCTGGACCATCCAAAGGACAGAGTCCGGCTATGAAAGCAGCGACAGACTGAGCAGCGGCTCCACCAATCCCGACTCACCTGGCGTTGATGGGTTTGTGGCCAAAGACCAGCAACCAACACCAGAATCACAGCTACAAAA TCAGTCGCACCAAAAAGGAGGCGATGCAAGATCAAGTATAACATCTTCCTCGACAAATAATG GTaaacatcaaagcaaaacacAGGGAAAGAGTCATGATCAACTTTCACATTCACACCAAAAGTCCAGCCCAGGTTTGAG AAGGAAATCAAAGTACACCTCTAGTACCTCCAGGAAAGCAACATCTTCAGAGAGGGAGTCCACTGGTTCAGATAACAGGCaaggtgagcagcaggagcTGTCAAACTGTAAGGGGCCCACCGGGGAATGTACAACCCTGAGGCACGTCACAAAAACCAGCAGCTCCGAATGGAACAGTTCCGACGATCTCGCGCTCTCTGAGCCGGAAGACAGGGAAAACTCCTCCCACTCCGGCAGCAACGAGGCCGTCACCTCAGAATCAAGTTGTCCCCACGCGAAGCCTCCGTGCCATTCTCCCAGCAACGCGACCGCCGAACCCCTCCAGATGAGCAATCAGCGTCACCACGGCACGACGGGGTCGCCTCACCTTCGACCGGTGCAGCGGATCCCACCGCACCAGGGAGAAACGGGCCATGCCGCGTTCCGTCCGAGGACACTGCAAGAACCCTTTCCATCAAGTCTTCATCACCCTTGTAAATCCTTTTTCAGTCCTCACAGGAAACCTGACATTTCAGGGAACAGGACCTTCTCAGATGCAAGCTCCAAGTCAGGTTCGGACCCAGAGAGGAGCACCCCGTCCTCGTGTGAAAGCGAGGAGAGACTAGTTGGATGCAAACCAGAGCAGGTGGTGCCAGGTCAAGAGGTTTCTCTGACAACATACTTCAATGTGGATCACTGCATGACGGAAACATACCGGCTCAAGTACCACAACCAGAGGCCTCTTGTCCTCTCTGCCACAATGCCACGGACTGTGGTGGTGACTGAGCACAGAGACGCGAGCCACACACTCCCCGCCGGCGCGTACTCTCAAGATGTGCCAAAAGCCAAGTCGGAAACAA gCCATAATAGCAATAAAGCCACTGCAAAATGGAACCCAGTAACAGCAAAAGGACTGGATGAACGAGGTTTCTTATGA
- the fabp2 gene encoding fatty acid-binding protein, intestinal, giving the protein MAFDGTWKVDRSENYENFMIKMGINIVKRKLASHDNLKITIEQKGDAFHIKESSSFRTLELDFTLGVTFDYSLADGTEMSGSWTLEGDTMKGIFFRKDNNKQLTTTRYFQADELVQSYSYEGVEAKRIFKRS; this is encoded by the exons ATGGCCTTCGACGGAACCTGGAAAGTCGACCGCAGCGAAAACTATGAGAACTTCATGATAAAAATGG GGATAAACATCGTGAAGCGGAAGCTGGCATCCCACGACAACCTCAAGATAACTATTGAGCAGAAGGGAGACGCGTTTCACATCAAGGAGAGCAGCAGCTTCCGCACTCTGGAGTTAGACTTCACCCTGGGAGTCACCTTTGACTACAGCCTAGCAGATGGGACAGAGATGTCG GGCTCATGGACACTGGAGGGGGACACCATGAAGGGGATTTTCTTCAGAAAGGACAATAACAAGCAACTGACGACAACGAGATACTTCCAAGCAGATGAACTCGTACAG TCCTACAGCTACGAGGGTGTGGAAGCAAAGAGGATTTTTAAGAGGAGTTAG
- the gucy1b1 gene encoding guanylate cyclase soluble subunit beta-1, whose amino-acid sequence MYGFVNHALELLVLRNYGPEVWEDIKREAQLDIEGQFLVRIIYEDAKTYDLVAAASKVLKVDAGDILQLFGKMFFEFCQESGYDTILRVLGSNVREFLQNLDALHDHLGTIYPGMRAPSFRCTDAEKGNNLILHYYSEREGLQDIVIGIIKTVAQQIHGTEIEMKMIQPKNKECDHIKFLIEEKESEEEALYEDLDGFEENGTQETRISPYTFCKAFPFHIMFDRDLMLTQCGNAIYRVLPQLQPGSCILPSVFSLIRPHIDFSFHGILSHINTVFVLRSKEGLLNVETVENEDELTGVEISCLRLKGQMIYLPEAENILFLCSPSVMNLDDLTRRGLYLSDIPLHDATRDLVLLGEQFREEYKLTQELEILTDRLQHTLRALEDEKKKTDRLLYSVLPPSVANELRHKRPVPAKRYDNVSILFSGIVGFNAFCSKHASAEGAIKIVNLLNDVYTRFDILTDSRNNPYVYKVETVGDKYMTVSGLPEPCTHHANAICHLALDMLEIAGQVKVDDEPVQITIGIHTGEVVTGVIGQRMPRYCLFGNTVNLTSRTETTGEKGKINVSEYTYGCLQFAENADPQFNLEYRGPITMKGKKEPMKVWFLSRKPADNEAATVKA is encoded by the exons ATG TATGGATTTGTGAATCACGCCTTGGAGCTCCTGGTTTTAAGGAATTACGGCCCGGAAGTGTGGGAAGACATCAA gaggGAGGCTCAGCTTGATATCGAGGGTCAGTTCCTGGTTAGAATCATATATGAAGATGCCAAAACGTACGATCTTGTTGCAGCTGCGAGTAAAGTTCTCA AGGTCGATGCAGGAGACATCTTGCAGTTGTTTGGGAAGATGTTCTTTGAATTTTGCCAAGAGTCCGGATATGACACCATCCTGCGCGTGTTGGGATCAAATGTTCGCGAGTTCCTGCAG AATTTGGATGCGCTCCATGACCACCTGGGTACCATCTACCCCGGGATGAGGGCTCCCTCGTTCCGTTGCACGGATGCAGAAAAGGGAAACAATCTGATTCTTCACTACTACTCAGAGCGAGAAGGCTTGCAAGACATTGTGATTGGCATCATTAAAACAGTCGCCCAACAAATCCACGGCACAGAGATAGAGATGAAG ATGATCCAACCCAAAAATAAGGAGTGCGATCACATCAAGTTTCTGATTGAGGAGAAGGAATCGGAGGAAGAGGCGCTCTATGAGGACCTGGATGGCTTTGAGGAGAATGGGACGCAGGAGACTCGCATCAGCCCGTACACGTTTTGCAAGGCATTCCCGTTCCACATCATGTTTGACAGAGACCTGATGCTCACGCAGTGTGGGAATGCCATTTATCGAGTCCTGCCTCAG ctgcagcctggATCCTGTATCCTCCCCTCAGTCTTCTCTTTGATCCGACCTCACATCGACTTCAGTTTTCACGGCATCCTCTCCCACATCAACACCGTATTCGTTCTACGAAGCAAG GAGGGTCTTCTCAATGTGGAGACTGTAGAGAACGAGGATGAGCTGACGGGGGTGGAGATCAGCTGCCTCAGACTGAAAGGACAGATGATTTACTTGCCAGAGGCAGAGAACATCCTTTTTCTTTGCTCACCCAG TGTTATGAACCTTGATGATCTCACACGAAGGGGGCTGTACCTGAGCGACATCCCGCTGCACGACGCCACGCGAGACCTGGTGCTGCTGGGGGAGCAGTTTCGCGAGGAGTACAAGCTGACTCAAGAGCTGGAAATCTTGACAGATCGTCTGCAGCACACACTGCGGGCCTTggaggatgagaagaaaaagacagacag aTTGCTCTATTCTGTTCTGCCGCCATCTGTGGCCAACGAGCTGCGACACAAGCGGCCCGTCCCGGCAAAGCGCTACGACAATGTGTCCATCCTCTTCAGTGGCATCGTGGGATTCAATGCCTTCTGCAGCAAGCACGCCTCGGCCGAGGGCGCCATAAAGATAGTCAACCTGCTCAACGATGTATACACGCGGTTTGACATCTTGACAGACTCCCGGAATAATCCTTATGTATACAAG GTGGAAACCGTGGGTGATAAATACATGACGGTTAGTGGCTTGCCAGAGCCGTGCACGCACCACGCCAACGCCATCTGCCACCTCGCTCTCGATATGCTGGAGATCGCTGGACAAGTCAAGGTGGATGATGAACCGGTACAG ATTACCATTGGGATCCACACTGGAGAAGTGGTAACTGGGGTGATTGGTCAGAGAATGCCCAGATATTGCCTTTTTGGAAATACGGTCAACCTCACGAGTCGTACGGAAACTACTGGtgaaaagggaaaaataaatgtctcagAATATACTTACGG GTGTTTGCAGTTCGCTGAGAATGCTGACCCCCAGTTTAATTTGGAATACCGAGGCCCCATCACCATGAAAGGGAAAAAGGAACCCATGAAGGTGTGGTTTCTGTCCAGGAAGCCCGCTGACAATGAGGCCGCCACCGTTAAAGCTTAA
- the gucy1a1 gene encoding guanylate cyclase soluble subunit alpha-1 encodes MFCAKLKELKIPGDCPFSSSAKRNEVADFETRSAGAADLSPISQDVHGKTGEREHMPHPKTSRARVNLHSLGDSIRKLACPDFQRLHTALRRMMRRSDGHRDAESPMVCCMDYQSCSDELERLVEMMNVYSTRTAIQMEDLKVALGEELFNMCYEEDGHILKVVGGALHDFLNSFNVLLKQSSTPPNPDREDCVNEPSVLCLDKDLGLLTVHFFNPHPTTEFFFSGVIKAAARLLYHTTVDVLMDPPSATDCVLQSSPQPSLLYTVVERDAKNLSPSPLRANSAGTLPTSLFSTIFPFHLILDQDLALVQIGHGLRKRLTRKDGLRRCANFQELFLIVSPQIICTFQGILTMLNTQFIIRIKHGVSTTDNTGQLMDLKGQMIYVSESNAVLFLGSPCVDKLEELTGRGLYLSDIPIHNALRDVVLVGEQAKAQDGLKKRLGKAKSALEHAHRALEEEKKKTVDLLFSIFPGTVAQQLWQGQTVQAKKFEQVTMLFSDIVGFTAVCSRCTPMQVITMLNELYTRFDHHCGELDVYKVETIGDAYCVAGGLHKESETHAVQIALMALKMMELSDDVMTPTGEQIQMRIGLHTGSVLAGVVGVRMPRYCLFGNNVTLANKFESGSHPRKTNISPTTYRLLKDRPEFAFIPRSRHDLPANFPEDIPGVCYFLEASMKTSQKLSLK; translated from the exons atgttttgcgcGAAGCTGAAAGAACTGAAGATACCAGGCGACTGTCCGTTCTCCAGCAGCGCCAAACGGAACGAGGTCGCGGACTTTGAGACGCGCTCGGCTGGCGCCGCGGATTTGTCGCCTATTTCTCAGGATGTGCACGGAAAAACAGGTGAGCGCGAACACATGCCTCATCCGAAGACGAGCAGAGCCAGAGTTAACCTGCATTCACTCGGAGACAGCATCCGAAAATTGGCATGCCCCGAT TTCCAAAGGCTGCACACAGCCCTCCGGAGAATGATGAGACGATCAGATGGCCACAGGGATGCTGAAAG CCCAATGGTTTGCTGCATGGACTATCAGAGCTGCAGTGATGAACTAGAACGTTTAGTAGAAATGATGAACGTTTACTCGACTAGAACAG CAATCCAAATGGAGGATCTGAAGGTAGCTCTTGGAGAGGAGCTCTTCAACATGTGTTATGAGGAGGACGGACACATTTTGAAGGTGGTGGGGGGAGCGCTCCATGACTTCCTCAACAGTTTCAATGTCTTGTTGAAACAGAGCAGCACGCCGCCCAATCCAGACAGAGAAGATTGTGTAAACGAACCTTCGGTGCTGTGCTTAGACAAAGATCTGGGTCTGCTCACTGTCCATTTCTTCAATCCCCATCCGACCACTgagttcttcttctctggagtCATCAAAGCTGCAGCCCGCCTGCTGTATCACACGACTGTGGATGTGCTGATGGACCCTCCCAGTGCTACAGACTGCGTCTTGCAGTCCAGCCCGCAGCCCAGTCTTCTGTACACAGTTGTAGAAAGAGATGCTAAAAATCTGAGCCCAAGTCCGCTGCGGGCTAACTCGGCGGGGACCCTTCCCACTTCTCTTTTCTCTACCATCTTCCCTTTCCATCTGATACTGGACCAAGACTTGGCTCTGGTACAAATTGGACATGGGCTGAGGAAGAGATTGACAAGGAAGGATGGACTGAGACGGTGTGCTAATTTCCAGGAGCTCTTTTTGATTGTGTCTCCCCAGATCATATGCACCTTCCAGGGTATTCTGACCATGCTGAACACACAGTTTATCATTCGGATCAAGCATGGAGTCTCCACCACAGATAACACAGGGCAG CTCATGGACCTCAAAGGCCAGATGATCTACGTCTCTGAGTCCAATGCCGTCTTGTTCTTGGGCTCACCGTGCGTGGACAAGCTGGAGGAGCTTACAGGCCGTGGCCTCTACCTGTCAGACATCCCGATTCATAATGCACTGCGCGACGTGGTGCTGGTAGGTGAGCAGGCCAAAGCTCAGGACGGTTTGAAGAAGCGGCTGGGGAAGGCCAAGTCAGCCCTGGAGCATGCTCACcgagcgctggaggaggagaagaagaagacggtggacctcctcttctccatcttccCCGGCACGGTTGCACAGCAGCTTTGGCAGGGTCAAACCGTCCAGGCCAAGAAGTTTGAGCAAGTGACAATGCTCTTCTCTGATATCGTGGGCTTCACGGCTGTTTGCTCACGCTGTACCCCGATGCAAGTGATCACCATGCTCAATGAGTTGTACACCAGGTTTGACCACCACTGTGGAGAGCTTGATGTTTATAAG GTGGAGACCATTGGTGATGCGTATTGCGTAGCAGGAGGCCTTCACAAGGAGAGTGAAACTCACGCTGTCCAAATTGCCCTCATGGCATTAAAGATGATGGAGCTGTCAGACGATGTTATGACACCAACTGGAGAACAAATACAG ATGCGTATAGGCCTCCATACTGGCTCGGTGCTGGCTGGTGTAGTTGGGGTGAGGATGCCACGCTACTGCCTTTTCGGGAACAATGTGACATTGGCCAACAAATTTGAATCAGGCAGCCATCCGAGAAAAACCAACATCAGCCCAACAACCTACAG ATTGCTGAAGGATCGTCCAGAGTTTGCCTTTATTCCCAGGAGCAGACATGATCTTCCGGCCAACTTCCCAGAGGACATCCCTGGTGTTTGTTACTTTTTGGAGGCCTCTATGAAAACTTCACAAAAACTCAGTCTGAAATGA